A region from the Arthrobacter gengyunqii genome encodes:
- a CDS encoding lipase maturation factor family protein codes for MDLFSAEGYEFARQVLQRGIAAVFLIAFISAANQFPALLGERGLLPAPRFLARTAGRGIPTLFRWHYSDRFLLAVAWTGAAVAALLVAGLPQTGPPWLPMAAFLLLFGLYLSIVNIGQTFYGFGWESLLLEAGFLAAFLGSNEVAPPVTVLFLFRWLVFRLEFGAGLIKMRGDRVWRDLTALYYHHETQPMPNPASWYFHHLPRPLHKAEVLGNHFAQLVVPFFLFFPQPVAGIAAAVVILTQLWLVLSGNFAWLNVLTILLAFSAVADSNLSVLFPAVSFAGPDPSANPVWFTVVVLAVTALMLYWAWKPLRNLFSRNQLMNASFNRWHLSNAYGAFGSITRSRNEVVIEGTLDDPGADARWLAYEFKGKPGDPSRRPRQFAPYHLRLDWLMWFLALGASGGSWFPVLLQKLLDGDRRTLALLRTDPFAGTPPRWVRARVYRYRFSTPAERRADGVWWVREPAGFLTGPVRRIGA; via the coding sequence ATGGATCTTTTCAGCGCCGAGGGATACGAATTTGCGCGGCAGGTGCTGCAGCGCGGCATCGCCGCCGTGTTTCTGATCGCCTTCATCTCCGCCGCTAACCAGTTTCCGGCGCTGCTGGGTGAGCGCGGACTGCTGCCCGCACCCCGGTTTCTGGCCCGGACCGCCGGCCGCGGCATCCCCACCCTGTTCCGTTGGCATTACTCGGACCGGTTCCTGCTGGCTGTTGCCTGGACCGGCGCCGCCGTCGCCGCCCTGCTCGTTGCCGGGCTTCCCCAAACCGGTCCCCCGTGGCTGCCGATGGCAGCCTTCCTCCTGCTGTTCGGGCTGTACCTTTCCATCGTGAACATCGGCCAGACGTTTTACGGCTTCGGCTGGGAATCACTGCTGCTCGAGGCCGGCTTCCTGGCGGCGTTCCTGGGCTCCAACGAGGTGGCTCCTCCGGTCACGGTGCTCTTCCTCTTCCGCTGGCTGGTCTTCCGGCTGGAGTTTGGAGCCGGGCTGATCAAGATGCGCGGGGACCGGGTGTGGCGGGACCTGACCGCCCTGTATTACCACCATGAAACCCAGCCAATGCCCAATCCGGCCAGCTGGTACTTCCACCACCTGCCCAGACCCCTGCACAAGGCCGAGGTGCTGGGCAACCACTTCGCCCAGCTGGTGGTGCCGTTTTTCCTCTTCTTTCCGCAGCCGGTGGCGGGGATTGCCGCGGCCGTGGTGATTCTCACCCAGCTGTGGCTGGTGCTGTCCGGGAACTTCGCCTGGCTGAACGTGCTGACCATCCTGCTCGCCTTCAGCGCAGTCGCCGATTCCAACCTGTCGGTGCTCTTTCCTGCGGTGTCCTTTGCCGGCCCGGACCCTTCCGCCAACCCTGTCTGGTTCACCGTCGTCGTACTGGCCGTGACGGCCCTGATGCTCTATTGGGCGTGGAAGCCGCTGCGGAATCTGTTCAGCCGCAACCAGCTGATGAACGCCAGCTTCAACCGCTGGCACCTGTCCAACGCGTACGGCGCGTTCGGCAGCATTACCCGATCCCGCAACGAGGTCGTGATCGAGGGAACCCTGGATGATCCCGGCGCGGACGCCCGCTGGCTGGCCTATGAGTTCAAGGGGAAGCCCGGCGACCCGTCACGGCGGCCGCGCCAATTCGCCCCGTACCATCTGCGGCTGGACTGGCTGATGTGGTTTCTGGCGCTGGGTGCCTCCGGCGGTTCCTGGTTTCCGGTGCTGCTGCAGAAACTGCTCGACGGCGACCGCCGCACCCTGGCGCTGCTGCGCACCGACCCCTTTGCCGGGACGCCGCCCCGGTGGGTGCGGGCGAGGGTGTACCGCTACCGGTTTTCGACTCCCGCGGAACGCCGGGCCGACGGCGTGTGGTGGGTGCGCGAACCTGCGGGCTTCCTGACCGGACCCGTGCGGCGAATCGGTGCCTGA
- a CDS encoding alpha/beta hydrolase: protein MTPVGSLPRTLAALDRGGLQSEDRTPVVFIHGLWLHATSWDSWVELFEERGYAPWAPGWPGEPESLPAANAFPGPMAGTGVAEALSHYEELIGRLPRPPVLVGHAFGGLLAQQLLARGLAAGAVAVAPVQFRGVLRLPPVQMASLLPVLRNPLNVRKIVRQTPQHFRRDFANAVSERESNDMLATCVMPAPGRPLFQAALANVNPRTPVRVDTTVDRGPLLLVGAGRDRVVPASVVRAAARRYRRATSPTEYMEIEGSGHSLVIDHSWQILAETVLAFLDRHGLSPESADG, encoded by the coding sequence ATGACTCCAGTGGGATCCCTGCCGAGGACTTTGGCAGCCCTGGACCGGGGCGGCCTCCAGTCCGAGGACCGCACCCCCGTGGTCTTCATCCACGGACTGTGGCTGCACGCCACCAGCTGGGATTCCTGGGTGGAGCTCTTTGAGGAACGCGGCTATGCGCCGTGGGCTCCCGGCTGGCCGGGTGAACCGGAAAGCCTTCCGGCCGCCAATGCCTTTCCGGGTCCCATGGCCGGAACCGGCGTGGCCGAGGCCCTGAGCCATTATGAAGAACTCATCGGCAGGCTGCCCCGGCCGCCGGTACTCGTGGGGCATGCCTTCGGCGGGCTGCTCGCCCAGCAGCTCCTGGCCCGGGGGCTGGCCGCAGGTGCGGTTGCGGTGGCGCCCGTTCAGTTCCGCGGTGTCCTCCGGCTTCCCCCCGTCCAGATGGCGTCCCTGCTTCCCGTGCTGCGGAACCCTCTGAACGTCCGGAAAATTGTTCGCCAAACCCCGCAGCATTTCCGACGGGACTTCGCCAACGCCGTTTCGGAACGCGAGTCCAATGACATGCTGGCCACCTGTGTCATGCCGGCACCCGGACGTCCGCTGTTCCAAGCTGCGCTGGCAAACGTAAATCCGCGCACCCCGGTCCGGGTGGACACCACTGTGGACAGGGGGCCGCTGCTGCTGGTGGGAGCGGGCCGGGACCGGGTGGTTCCGGCGTCGGTGGTCCGGGCCGCCGCCCGCCGCTACCGAAGAGCAACCTCACCCACCGAGTACATGGAGATCGAAGGCAGCGGTCACTCGCTGGTCATCGATCACAGCTGGCAGATTCTGGCGGAAACCGTGCTCGCGTTCCTGGACCGGCACGGGCTCTCGCCGGAATCGGCGGACGGCTAG
- a CDS encoding IS481 family transposase, with protein MSHSSARLTVYGRLLIVHRHQSGWKQAHIAAAMGVSRKCVKTWIDRYDAEGEAGLATRSSRPHTMPTRTSTDTEQKVLSARAEHRAGPDVLGPMLGVPARTVSRILRRHGTAFLRDCDPITGEVIRSSKATAVRYERERPGELVHMDVKKLGKIPDGGGWKAHGRQMGSTNARKQIKVGYDYVHSVIDDHSRLAYSEILPDEKGPTCAGFLERAITYFASHGITRIERLMTDNAWAYRYSLRDLCAAYDITQKFIKPHCPWQNGKVERLNRTLATEWAYRRIFTSNDERAAALAPWLEHYNNERRHSALGGKPPISRLLPT; from the coding sequence GTGTCCCACAGTAGTGCCCGTTTGACCGTTTATGGCCGGCTGCTGATCGTCCATCGCCACCAGTCTGGCTGGAAACAGGCCCATATCGCGGCCGCTATGGGTGTCTCACGCAAGTGCGTGAAGACCTGGATCGACCGCTACGACGCTGAAGGCGAAGCAGGGCTGGCCACACGATCCTCCCGGCCGCACACGATGCCAACGCGCACCAGCACCGACACTGAGCAGAAGGTCCTCTCCGCGCGCGCTGAGCATCGCGCCGGGCCCGACGTGCTCGGACCGATGCTGGGCGTCCCGGCGCGAACGGTATCCCGGATCCTTCGCCGCCATGGCACGGCCTTCCTGCGTGACTGCGACCCGATCACCGGAGAGGTGATCCGCTCATCGAAGGCCACTGCGGTGCGGTACGAGCGCGAACGGCCCGGCGAGCTGGTGCACATGGACGTCAAAAAGCTCGGCAAGATCCCCGACGGCGGCGGCTGGAAGGCCCACGGGCGGCAGATGGGTTCCACGAACGCGCGCAAGCAGATCAAAGTCGGCTACGATTACGTCCACTCCGTGATCGATGATCACTCCCGGCTGGCCTACAGCGAGATCCTGCCCGACGAGAAGGGACCGACCTGCGCGGGATTCCTGGAACGTGCCATCACCTACTTCGCTTCACACGGCATCACACGGATCGAGCGCTTGATGACCGACAACGCCTGGGCCTACCGCTACTCGCTGCGTGATCTCTGCGCCGCCTACGACATCACGCAGAAGTTCATCAAACCGCACTGCCCCTGGCAGAACGGCAAGGTGGAGCGCCTGAACCGCACCCTGGCCACCGAATGGGCCTACCGACGGATCTTCACCAGCAACGACGAGCGGGCAGCGGCACTTGCGCCATGGCTCGAGCACTACAACAATGAACGACGCCACAGCGCACTCGGAGGCAAACCACCCATCAGCCGCCTGCTACCAACCTAA
- a CDS encoding winged helix-turn-helix domain-containing protein translates to MAKNSIENTALRLKAVLEVLAAEDPSAERRISRGEVLSAAVTRVPLTGTEAETLASGAARGERALATATGKLVKAGWITKEGRAGWSITASGRRALQDFPDTADLLAAMNGKAVAPAAASPAAAEVEEVVEEALQDSVAVPEVPQEHHGAHAGTERPEPSFPQPGAVVIAGTLGSALGQADWDPAGLQLTFDRNDELWKLTADLPAGHYEYKVALDGSWEENYGRHGHRDGANMDMAHDGGPLTFLYDHATHTVVTKPDVNV, encoded by the coding sequence TTGGCGAAGAACAGCATTGAAAACACTGCACTGAGGCTCAAGGCAGTCTTGGAAGTCCTGGCTGCGGAGGATCCGTCCGCCGAGCGCCGGATCAGCAGGGGAGAAGTCCTCTCCGCCGCCGTGACCCGCGTGCCGTTGACGGGGACTGAAGCCGAGACGCTGGCCAGCGGCGCCGCACGCGGAGAACGTGCCTTGGCCACTGCCACCGGCAAGCTGGTCAAAGCCGGCTGGATCACCAAGGAAGGCCGGGCGGGCTGGAGCATTACCGCCTCCGGCCGCCGCGCCCTGCAGGATTTCCCGGACACCGCCGATCTGCTGGCCGCCATGAACGGCAAGGCAGTTGCTCCGGCCGCCGCCTCGCCCGCAGCAGCTGAGGTGGAGGAAGTCGTGGAAGAGGCACTGCAGGATTCCGTGGCCGTGCCGGAAGTTCCGCAGGAACACCACGGCGCCCATGCGGGCACCGAACGGCCCGAACCCTCCTTTCCGCAGCCGGGCGCCGTCGTTATTGCCGGTACCCTGGGCAGCGCCCTGGGCCAGGCCGACTGGGACCCGGCCGGCCTGCAGCTTACCTTTGACCGCAATGACGAGCTCTGGAAGCTCACCGCAGATCTCCCCGCGGGACACTACGAATACAAGGTGGCGTTGGACGGATCCTGGGAGGAGAACTACGGGCGGCACGGTCACCGGGACGGCGCCAACATGGACATGGCGCACGACGGCGGTCCGCTGACGTTCCTGTACGACCACGCAACGCATACGGTGGTCACCAAGCCTGACGTCAACGTCTAG
- a CDS encoding lipoate--protein ligase family protein → MSGDLFGPAGGAATPLTVVRQHQSLGAAEDLDFALAMLAAAKQGELGPTLRVYRPQPTVALGQRDARLPGFDDAARACRLQGFEPLVRKAGGRAAAYHQGCLILDHVEPGTEAVTGSRERFAAFGEMYASALRRAGADAAVGEISGEYCPGEFTVHGTAGGGRKIKLVGTAQRVVSGAWLFSSVFVVQDAAPLRRVLTECYSALGLDWNPETAGAAEDTGTVDLNSVEAALIEAYAACVPLATGNFDALAHALQHGASVSGAAPVR, encoded by the coding sequence ATGTCCGGCGACTTATTCGGTCCAGCCGGCGGGGCTGCGACACCGCTCACGGTGGTGCGCCAGCATCAAAGCCTGGGCGCTGCGGAGGATCTGGACTTTGCCCTGGCCATGCTGGCCGCGGCCAAGCAAGGGGAGCTGGGCCCGACGCTCCGTGTATACCGGCCGCAGCCCACCGTGGCGCTGGGCCAGCGCGACGCGCGCCTGCCCGGGTTCGACGACGCCGCCCGGGCCTGCCGGCTGCAGGGCTTCGAGCCCCTGGTGCGCAAGGCAGGCGGACGGGCTGCGGCCTACCACCAAGGCTGCCTCATTCTGGATCATGTGGAACCAGGAACAGAGGCGGTGACCGGTTCCCGGGAAAGATTCGCTGCCTTCGGCGAAATGTATGCCTCAGCTCTGCGGCGGGCAGGCGCCGATGCCGCAGTGGGAGAAATCTCCGGGGAGTATTGCCCGGGGGAGTTCACCGTCCACGGCACCGCCGGCGGTGGCAGGAAAATCAAGCTGGTTGGCACGGCGCAGCGCGTGGTGTCCGGTGCCTGGCTCTTTTCCTCGGTGTTTGTGGTGCAGGACGCAGCTCCGCTGCGGCGTGTGTTGACCGAGTGTTACTCCGCATTGGGCCTGGACTGGAATCCGGAAACTGCCGGCGCCGCGGAGGACACCGGAACCGTTGATCTGAACAGCGTCGAGGCGGCCTTGATCGAGGCCTATGCTGCCTGTGTTCCGCTGGCCACCGGGAATTTCGACGCGCTGGCACACGCGTTGCAGCACGGCGCCAGTGTGTCCGGGGCCGCTCCGGTCCGGTAG
- a CDS encoding thioesterase family protein, whose protein sequence is MAESYYRALGEETFESTIHTQGAWNESEQHMAPVSGLLAHALETCSPRPDMRLARISYDILGVIPGGTFDVRTKVLRPGRTIELLEAELIAGGRTAVRATAWRLALGSTGEVAALEDAPMPGPDGLEEARGMTAWPGDFIGSLDFRAVPGLRPGRGQVWIRTPYSMLEGETTSDLVRMVGLVDTANGIAARVPPGGDSYMFPNVDLQIHLHREPRGEWLGLDTRVTFGTDGIGLTSSVLHDSEGPFGRSEQILTVRRLGGQA, encoded by the coding sequence GTGGCCGAGTCGTATTACCGCGCCCTGGGCGAGGAAACCTTTGAATCCACCATCCATACGCAGGGCGCCTGGAATGAGAGCGAGCAGCACATGGCTCCCGTCTCGGGCCTGCTCGCCCATGCGCTGGAAACGTGCAGCCCCCGCCCGGACATGCGCCTGGCCAGGATCAGCTATGACATCCTCGGCGTCATCCCCGGCGGCACCTTCGACGTGCGGACCAAGGTCCTGCGCCCCGGCCGCACCATCGAACTGCTGGAAGCTGAACTGATTGCCGGCGGCCGGACGGCGGTGCGGGCCACCGCCTGGCGGCTGGCGCTGGGTTCCACCGGCGAAGTGGCAGCCCTGGAGGATGCGCCGATGCCCGGACCCGACGGCCTGGAAGAGGCCCGGGGAATGACCGCGTGGCCGGGGGACTTCATCGGGTCCCTGGACTTCCGCGCCGTGCCGGGCCTGCGCCCGGGCCGCGGGCAGGTGTGGATCCGCACGCCCTACTCCATGCTGGAGGGAGAAACAACGTCGGACCTGGTGCGCATGGTGGGCCTGGTGGACACTGCCAACGGCATTGCGGCAAGGGTTCCGCCGGGCGGGGACAGCTACATGTTCCCCAACGTCGACCTGCAGATCCACCTTCACCGGGAGCCCCGGGGAGAGTGGCTGGGGCTGGACACCCGGGTCACGTTTGGAACGGACGGCATTGGCCTGACGTCCTCGGTGCTGCATGACAGCGAGGGGCCCTTTGGCCGCAGTGAACAGATTCTGACCGTGCGCCGGCTTGGCGGGCAGGCCTAG
- a CDS encoding aldo/keto reductase has product MTHEHVPGLDLNNGVRIPQLGYGVFQIPPQSTQGAVESALEAGYRHIDTAAGYKNEAAVGAAVAASGIAREDLFITTKLRNGDQARARPAFEDSREALGLEQVDLYLIHWPVPSQGLFLQAWQDLEQIYSDGLARAIGVSNFLPEHLEELTQAANVPPVVNQIELHPTFQQRALADASRRHGMAVEAYSPLGQSEDLANSTVIDIARRHDATPAQVVLAWHLASGNIAIPKTATPERMRENLASVSLELSPRDMEQINELDAGRRIGADPATAAFSQY; this is encoded by the coding sequence ATGACGCATGAACATGTCCCGGGACTGGACCTGAACAACGGAGTCCGCATTCCCCAGCTCGGCTACGGAGTATTTCAGATCCCCCCGCAGAGCACCCAGGGAGCCGTCGAAAGTGCCCTCGAAGCCGGCTACCGGCACATCGATACGGCAGCCGGTTACAAGAATGAAGCAGCAGTGGGCGCCGCCGTCGCAGCATCCGGCATTGCCCGCGAAGATCTGTTTATCACCACCAAACTCCGCAACGGGGACCAGGCGCGGGCACGCCCCGCGTTCGAGGACAGCCGGGAAGCGCTGGGCCTGGAGCAAGTGGACCTGTACCTGATCCACTGGCCGGTTCCCTCGCAGGGACTGTTCCTGCAGGCCTGGCAGGACCTGGAACAAATCTATTCCGACGGACTGGCCCGCGCCATCGGCGTTTCCAATTTCCTCCCCGAACATCTGGAGGAACTCACCCAGGCCGCCAACGTTCCGCCCGTTGTCAATCAGATTGAACTGCACCCCACCTTCCAGCAGCGGGCGCTCGCAGATGCTTCCCGCCGCCACGGCATGGCGGTTGAGGCCTACAGCCCGCTGGGGCAGAGCGAGGATCTGGCGAACAGCACCGTGATTGATATTGCGCGGCGCCACGATGCAACACCGGCCCAGGTGGTGCTGGCCTGGCATCTGGCGTCCGGCAACATCGCCATCCCAAAGACGGCCACTCCGGAGCGGATGCGGGAGAACCTCGCCTCCGTGAGCCTGGAGCTCTCGCCCCGCGACATGGAGCAGATCAACGAGCTCGACGCCGGCAGGAGGATCGGCGCGGACCCCGCCACGGCTGCCTTCAGCCAGTACTGA
- a CDS encoding aldo/keto reductase, giving the protein MQYTHLGRSGLSVSRLCLGTMNFGPKTEEADAHAIMDSAREAGINFFDTANVYGWDKKGWTEEIVGRWFAKGGGRREDTVIATKLYGSMSERPNDTFLSALNIRRALDASLSRLQTDYIDLYQFHHIDRNTPWDEIWQAMEVAVQQGKIIYNGSSNFAGWHIARAQEAAQRRNFTGLVSEQSIYNLITRAVELEVIPAAQQYGLGLLPWSPLEGGLLGGVLKKTEEGGRRTEGRAKEALETHREALGQYEDFADELGVAPGVLALAWLLHQPAVTAPIVGPRIQAQLDDALTALDTDLDAEALARLDTIFPGHRTAPEDYAW; this is encoded by the coding sequence ATGCAGTACACCCATCTGGGCCGTTCCGGCCTCAGCGTCTCCCGCCTGTGCCTTGGCACCATGAACTTCGGCCCCAAGACCGAGGAAGCGGACGCCCATGCCATCATGGACTCCGCCCGGGAGGCAGGCATCAACTTTTTTGATACCGCCAATGTCTACGGCTGGGACAAGAAGGGCTGGACCGAGGAGATTGTGGGCCGCTGGTTCGCCAAGGGCGGGGGACGTCGTGAAGACACCGTGATCGCCACCAAGCTGTACGGTTCCATGAGTGAGCGTCCCAACGACACGTTCCTCTCGGCGCTGAACATCCGCCGGGCGCTGGATGCCAGCCTGTCGCGGCTGCAGACCGACTACATAGACCTGTACCAGTTCCACCACATTGACCGGAACACCCCGTGGGACGAGATCTGGCAGGCCATGGAGGTGGCGGTGCAGCAGGGCAAGATCATCTACAACGGCAGTTCCAACTTTGCCGGCTGGCACATTGCCCGCGCCCAGGAAGCTGCCCAGCGCCGGAACTTCACCGGACTGGTCAGTGAACAGAGCATCTACAACCTCATCACCCGGGCCGTGGAGCTGGAAGTGATCCCGGCGGCACAGCAGTACGGGTTGGGGCTGCTGCCGTGGTCACCGCTGGAAGGCGGCCTGCTGGGCGGAGTGCTCAAGAAGACCGAGGAGGGCGGCCGGCGCACGGAGGGACGGGCGAAGGAAGCCCTGGAAACCCACCGTGAAGCGCTGGGCCAGTACGAGGATTTCGCCGATGAGCTCGGAGTTGCCCCCGGCGTTCTGGCCCTGGCCTGGCTGCTGCACCAGCCGGCCGTCACCGCGCCGATTGTCGGTCCGCGGATTCAGGCACAGCTCGACGACGCCCTCACGGCCCTGGACACGGACTTGGACGCCGAGGCGCTGGCCAGGCTCGACACCATTTTCCCCGGTCACCGCACCGCGCCGGAGGACTACGCCTGGTAA
- a CDS encoding SOS response-associated peptidase: MCGRYVMAKATSDLVAAFAADQAVGEDVAPSWNVAPTDNVRIVTERIGRSTEHDHGGRPGAVRRLATAKWGLVPVWAKDPKIGARMINARRETILEKPAFRKAAVKRRALVPADGYYEWEKSGGTKIPTYLYSPSEDPLAFAGLYEFWPDPSLPEDHEHKWLLSFTIITTEASDALGHIHDRTPLIVPPDLYPDWLDPQLTETSHVQQLLDAIPEPVLTPRVVSSQVNSVRNNGPELILPAPEA, translated from the coding sequence ATGTGCGGACGATACGTGATGGCGAAAGCAACATCGGACCTGGTGGCAGCCTTCGCCGCAGATCAGGCAGTGGGGGAGGACGTCGCTCCGTCCTGGAACGTGGCGCCCACCGATAACGTGCGCATCGTCACCGAGCGGATCGGCCGCAGCACAGAGCACGACCACGGCGGCCGGCCCGGGGCGGTCCGCCGGCTGGCCACGGCCAAGTGGGGGCTGGTGCCGGTGTGGGCAAAGGATCCGAAAATCGGAGCACGGATGATCAACGCCCGCCGGGAGACGATCCTGGAAAAGCCGGCGTTCCGCAAAGCCGCCGTGAAGCGCAGGGCACTGGTTCCCGCCGACGGTTACTACGAATGGGAGAAGTCCGGCGGCACCAAGATTCCCACGTATCTGTATTCGCCGTCGGAGGATCCGCTGGCCTTCGCCGGTCTCTATGAGTTTTGGCCCGATCCTTCGCTGCCTGAAGACCATGAACACAAATGGCTGTTGAGCTTCACCATCATCACCACCGAAGCCAGCGACGCCCTGGGGCACATCCATGACCGCACGCCGCTGATCGTCCCGCCGGACCTCTACCCGGACTGGCTCGATCCGCAGCTCACGGAAACCAGCCATGTGCAGCAGCTGCTGGATGCCATTCCGGAGCCGGTGCTGACTCCGCGTGTGGTGTCCAGCCAGGTCAACTCGGTGCGCAACAACGGCCCCGAGCTGATCCTCCCCGCGCCGGAGGCGTAG
- a CDS encoding NAD-dependent epimerase/dehydratase family protein, with amino-acid sequence MDILLIGGTGVISSAVAEHAAALGHRVTLLNRGASTVRPVPDGTEVLHADVRDPDSAAEVLTGREFDAVADFISFVPEQLAASMNLFRGRTGQYVFISSASAYQKPPARLPILESTPLRNPFWQYSRDKIACEDLLTAAYREEGFPGTVVRPSHTYDQTMIPLTGGWTDLHRMRAGLPVLVHGDGTSLWTLTHSRDFARAFTGLLGRPSAVGDSYTITSDEFLPWNEVYRIMAAAAGVPEPQLVHVPSDTIAARDPRRGPGLLGDKSHSVIFDNSKIKALVPGFQARIPFVEGAAEILAWYDAHPAEQKVDQGFMTLSDQLAAAAG; translated from the coding sequence ATGGATATTCTTCTTATCGGCGGTACCGGAGTCATCAGCTCCGCCGTGGCCGAGCATGCAGCCGCGCTGGGCCACCGGGTGACCCTCCTTAACCGCGGAGCGTCAACGGTGCGCCCGGTGCCCGACGGAACCGAGGTTCTTCACGCTGATGTCCGTGACCCGGACTCCGCTGCCGAAGTCCTGACCGGCCGTGAGTTCGACGCCGTTGCCGACTTCATCTCCTTTGTCCCCGAGCAGCTGGCGGCCAGCATGAACCTCTTCCGCGGGCGCACCGGGCAGTACGTGTTCATCAGCTCGGCCTCCGCCTATCAGAAACCGCCGGCCCGGCTGCCCATCCTGGAATCCACTCCCCTGCGCAATCCCTTTTGGCAGTACTCGCGGGACAAGATTGCCTGTGAGGATCTGCTGACCGCCGCCTACCGGGAGGAGGGGTTCCCCGGAACCGTGGTCCGTCCCTCCCATACATATGACCAAACCATGATCCCGCTCACGGGCGGGTGGACGGATCTGCACCGGATGCGCGCCGGTCTGCCGGTGCTGGTCCACGGAGACGGCACCTCGCTCTGGACGCTGACGCACAGCCGCGATTTTGCCCGCGCGTTCACCGGGCTGCTGGGCCGGCCGTCCGCCGTGGGCGACAGCTACACCATCACCTCGGATGAATTCCTGCCGTGGAATGAGGTCTACCGCATCATGGCGGCGGCAGCGGGGGTGCCGGAGCCGCAGCTGGTGCACGTCCCGTCGGACACCATTGCCGCCCGTGATCCCCGCCGCGGGCCGGGCCTGCTGGGCGACAAGTCCCACTCGGTTATTTTCGACAACTCCAAGATCAAGGCCCTGGTGCCGGGGTTCCAAGCCCGGATTCCCTTTGTTGAAGGCGCAGCCGAAATCCTTGCCTGGTACGACGCGCACCCTGCGGAGCAGAAGGTCGACCAAGGGTTCATGACCCTGTCCGACCAACTGGCCGCTGCGGCCGGCTGA
- a CDS encoding toxin-antitoxin system HicB family antitoxin encodes MNIELRIPPKLGRELEELAEEQGVPVETLVVNGARLLLEHRNRRNHIA; translated from the coding sequence ATGAACATTGAACTGCGGATCCCGCCGAAGCTGGGACGGGAGCTGGAGGAGCTGGCCGAGGAGCAAGGGGTTCCTGTGGAAACCCTGGTGGTCAACGGGGCCAGGCTGCTTTTGGAACACCGCAATCGCCGGAATCACATCGCCTAA
- a CDS encoding S-layer homology domain-containing protein — MSGVADITLPRGADGQLPKGKHLLFRAEKQTTGAGLLMVFSAANAMELKPGKHLVHEPNSDGPLDQGVLQPGQGPHSPRSDDLHHHRLVVTLLHIASDNEVGAGPLPASWRYYSWRYYSVWQYSSTGPFVGDSNVWNGTAEAQTTGISTGWSDGTFRPYKPIKRDAMAAFLHRFDSKFQAAPAGIRRMAV, encoded by the coding sequence TTGTCCGGTGTTGCTGACATTACTCTCCCAAGAGGTGCAGACGGCCAGCTCCCGAAGGGGAAACATCTCCTTTTTAGGGCAGAAAAACAAACCACCGGCGCGGGGCTGCTGATGGTGTTTTCGGCTGCCAACGCAATGGAGCTTAAACCTGGGAAACACCTGGTACATGAGCCAAACTCAGATGGTCCGCTGGATCAAGGGGTTCTCCAACCAGGGCAAGGCCCGCACAGTCCACGCTCCGATGATCTACACCATCACCGACTGGTGGTCACACTGCTGCACATCGCCAGCGACAACGAGGTTGGTGCCGGTCCGCTGCCCGCGAGCTGGCGCTACTACAGCTGGCGCTACTACAGCGTGTGGCAGTACAGCAGCACCGGTCCGTTTGTGGGCGATTCCAACGTCTGGAACGGGACAGCCGAGGCACAGACCACCGGTATTTCAACCGGTTGGAGTGACGGTACATTCCGCCCCTACAAACCGATCAAGCGCGACGCGATGGCGGCTTTCCTACACCGCTTTGACAGCAAGTTCCAGGCAGCTCCGGCCGGCATCCGGCGAATGGCGGTTTGA